The sequence TTTTGGGATTTGTCAGCTTCATCGTTTATATATAAACCTGTGTCCTATAATGCATCACACAAGGATTTTAACTTAAATTGATTTGATTCACCTTCACCATGGGACCGATTTAAAGGTTGATCATGGTGTTTCGATATTTTGGGGTTTTGGTGACGCACATCTCTTAGCCGTTTCATCTGCGTGGTTCTTGCtttctataaatatatattaaggaTGTGTGTTGAACCTAATGAGTCACCATccactcctcctctcttcctgctTCCTGTCCGTCCACTAAtcctcccctccacctccagccGGTAATTTTCCGTCCTGTTATGTATGTTTTCCTGTCTGGGCCGTGAGGATGCTGTGAGGGAGTTGGTGTTCATGCAGAGTGTCACATCTTGTCAGAATCCGGCAGCGTTTCCCTCCCAGTCGGACGGTGGTGATGGAGCTGTTATGTAAAACCACTGAGGCTCGGCTGATACTGATGTTGTTAATTACTGGACGTTTGGTAATTAATGATCTTCTCAGCTTCTCCCTCGGATTAGCTTCATCTCTGTATCTTCCATTAGTGACTGAATGCTGCTATACTGACAATCAGCAGCCATCTTTGGAACATAGATTCATAGATTTCTCTTCTTTAAGTGGATCAACTCATGAAAGCTTTGCTCTACAGCGCCACTGCTGGTCAAACCCTGTCAAGTGAACATGCTAATGCAGGGCTGTCagactttacaaagtgtaaaaattacagagaagacatcaactgcagttgtaaatgtgtaaaactataaattgaaaatcatttctagaccatgacaagttgttttgatcataaagtaaaatactaaattgctcaatgttcttttgtcgttttgtgtctcatttttgtaatattttgtcttgttttttgtctgacttttgtcattttgtttctcatttttgttgttttgtatttcctttttgtcttgcttgtgttttttgtcttatttttgtcattttgtttctcgctttagtcattttgcttttcgtttttgtttttttgtgggttttttgtctcgcttgtgttgtctattttttgccattttgtttcttttttgtcatttttggtccattttttgttgctttgtaactttttaatcaaaattttaatcttttttttgcttcatgtcgtttgtctccattttttgtcattttgtttctcacttttgttgctttgtgtcacatttttgtcatattttgtgtttttgttttctgactgttgtttgtctggtatttttgtttcctttttgactcacttgtgctttttgttatttttgccattttgtgtttcgctttattcattgttttgtgtgtcgttttagtcgttttgtgttttttttgtcttgcttgtgttgtttgcctttttttgtcattttgtttcttatttgtcattttttggtcttctttgtccatttttgtgtcgctttgtaagttttttctcttttgtttcgtgtcatttgtctcatttttttgtcattttgtgtcatttttgtagtattttgtggggttttcttgtgtttttcttctggcTGGTCATTTGTCtcgtgtgtttgttgttttgtttttcgtttttgtcgtgttgtttctttttttgtcattttttgtgtcattttttgtcgtttttgtcactttgtaactttttaaacaaattttttgtctcctttgttgtttcatatcgtttgtctaatttttttgttcattttctgtcttatttttgtaaagttttgtcctatttttgtctgacttttgtcgttttgatcataaagtaaaaaattattattattcttagttccagatacctgtgactaaatgttttgtgtctttgtagaaatTCTGTGATCTAGAAGTTGTAAtgcgtaaatgataaactgaggctgaatgctgttgaaattgaacttgtctTTCTTAAGtaatttcagattgttcatgttttgtaaaaagataattccttcaatatgaacattttcagaatgtacttttttgcactaaaagcaaacatttggagttataggttattatgctgtgattttactggtcactggagatcaaactgggctgaatgtggaacctgaactaagatgactttgacactcctgctctaATGGTATGAATGTGAATCTTTTCCTCCAGGTCCATCACCAGGGCTTATTACCGTAACTCCGTGGGCGGGCTCCTCCTCTTCGACATCACCAACCGCCGCTCCTTCCAGAACGTCCACGATTGGCTGGAGGAGGCTCGCAGCCACGTCCAGCCGCACAGCATCGTCTTCCTATTGGTCGGCCACAAGTGCGACCTGGAGGCACAGCGTCAGGTACGACCGGCGTGAAAATGTGGACACGAGAGTTTCTGAATTTCTTGCAAGAAGGAAACGGTCTCTTTTTGGGCGTTATGCAATGTGCAATTTATCAAAGtctgcagttttaaaaataaccTTTCGTTCACATTTAGATCAGCTCGCCGAGCCGTCACTCTTGGTTTGGTTCTGTTTGGGGAGCCGGCTGACAGAGAGCAAAAATAACACCCATTGAAAATTACACTTTATGGGCAGACACTGCAAAATGCACTGCAGTGTGTCTGCACCTGTACAGTACAATATTCTAAGAGCAGGATTAAAGTCAAACCAAGCAGGAAATTATGTAAGATTTCCTGCCTTAGCCACTTTAGTGTGATCTTAATCTGATGCTGATGAAGGCAGATTTAGCAGCTACTTTGACGCCACTCAGTGCGgatgatttgatgtttttgctccGTCTAATGTGGCTCAGTAACAACAGCGAATGGTCATCACCAGGGAGTGTGCAGTCCGTCTTatttcagcacatttaaaatgcagagaCGATATTTTCTATCTCACCATGTTGCttgtaaaatctgcattaagAATTATTCTGAGCAGGTTCTCTCACTAGAAATTTGGTCTGTTGTACTTTTAAATGTTAggaataaaaaactaaaagataTGACAGAATTGCACTCAACTACAGGATCAGAAGTCTGTTATTTAGCACTGTTTTGACcctttttccaaaacaaatcCATGCATCTTGAGTTGCCTCCACTGTATAAATCTACTGGACCTCATTTTTATGTTAGCTTGTCTTCAGTTCTAGCTGCTGCAGActagctgtagtacctgattGCACCACTAGGTGgataattttactgtttaataccaGAGTGTTTAAACTAGAGGAGGCAGGCAGTTCCATGTTGGCTAGCACAGAGCATTGTGAAGGTTTAGCTAGTTAAGGGGCACCATGACGAAGTCTTCTGTCATGCGTAATGACCTTTGGGAAGAGCAAATAAGTTACCTGAAGCTGGGATTGACTAGGACAGCAACTGTATGATGAATTATTAAATTACTCAATGATAGTGCCGCATTTATTAAGATAATGATTCATATTTACGACAACAGCAAATGTAAACAGCTCAGTTCAGTAGAGATAGATAGATCCAACTATGCACATTGTTTccagtaaacaaaacaaaacaaaacaaagaactacagatacttaaaaacattttgaaaagttAAGGGGGTTGGGAATCAAAACTACCATCAACCCTTTACTTCAACTTTAAACACAGCTACTTAAACAGCTTTTCTATGTGGAAAGTAACCAAACCAAAGTTCAGCTCAACTGATTTGGACCACAGCAAACAAACTGTAGATCTGAACATCTTTTTAGTTTCTTCATTAAGTTCTTGGGGCtatttggtagaaaaaaagctAAAGTTTGCAGCTATTTCTTGCTGATACTCTACTGTGGTTTTCTAAGGGTTTGTTACATCTACGAGAACGAGAACATGGCAAAGATTTATCTTACCTCGTTTGATCTTGCAGGTGACCCGCCAAGAGGCCGAGAAGCTGGCTGGGGCGTACGGGATGCGCTATGTCGAGACGTCGGCACGCGACGCCATCAACGTGGAGCACGCCTTCACCGAGCTGACCAGAGACATCTTCGCCTTGGTGCGTTCGGGCGACATCACAATCCAGGAGGGCTGGGAGGGCGTGAAGAGCGGGTTCGTGCCCAACGTGGTCCACTCGTCAGAGGAGGTGACCAAGAGTGACCGCCGTTGTCTCTGCTGATCTGGGAAGAGTTCTGAACGACTGGACTGAAGGTTTAAAGGCGAGCGACGGATTCAGAGGGGAGCGGCTGACGGACTGAGGTGTCAGCCCTCAAACTGAAACTGTTGGTGAGCCtctgttgttcttttttcagaCTGGATACAGATAACGGGACGCTTCAGGAACTTCAATGAAAAGGCAGGGAGAAGGTGGAGTACACCACCTTGCACGTGGGCGAATGGCTGAAAGGGTTGTGCCCATTTCTGAAGGGAACGATCACAGACGCTCATCTGGGGGTTCCCACGGTTGAAGTCCTTTAGGTTGTTGCCCTGAAAGTCTTACAAAGGCCTTAGAAAGAGGATCCATTTTGGTTCTTTGTCAAAATCCGCTCTTTACTTATTTCCTCTTCCTTTCTCCCATCATGTCCTCCGTCACCTCTTCTTCCACCGAGCCTTTCCTCTCAATATGCAATTACATGATCACATAGAAAGCGATCACTTTCATGTTGGTGTCCAACATCCTTTTAGAAGCATTCGAAAAAGTCAGCATATTTAGATTAATAGCTTCCTCTTTAGAGTCTGTTGCGCTGACGTCTCGCTCCACATTCCACCATCAGAGCTCAATGGAGGAGTCCTGGGGGTCCTAAATATCATGTGGGAAGAGCAGTTTCCTTCCTGAACCTGTGATTCTGTTgccattttatttgtctttgcaGCAATTTAGGCCTCCAGTGAGCTCAATGACATTGACCACATGGTTCCATCCACTATCATTCTGCTGAATACCGCACTATAAAAAACCACCATCACCAGTCCAGTTCACCTGAAGCAGGACGAGACTACGTGTACAGCTTAACTGACCGAGGAGGAGTCGTATAAAAACTCCCAATGTTCTGCCTTCCACTGGACACTTAAAGTGGAATAAAAGGAATGTGGGAGCCTGAAAGCACCTTATTTAACAGCCAAGTCCTTCTTAACTGTGGAGCCACATTTGGGACATTTGACCAGTGCAAATAAGCAAACTGGGGTTTTTATGTAGGCTTGAGGAAAATTTGATGAACGGACTTCACAAAAGAACCACAGTACCCACAGTGCACGCATAGGACAGTCAGAACTGTTGAACGTTACAACCATGTGAAGAAGGTCCAGTTGGAAACCCAGTCGACCCAACACAGATTCAGGCGTAGGGGACACAGCAAGGTCACATTATCTTTAGAATAAGTAGTTTacatgcctttttaaaaaatatgtgtgTAAGTGTCATGCCACGTCaaactttgatttttttgttgctacAGGTGGATGTACCCTCTGTGATTACTTGGGAATAAGTCAAACTATATGCATACAAGTGGTTTCAATTTGGTTGAGGTAGTAGAATTTCATTGGTTATATTTCCAGACaaaactgacattaaaatatAGACATAATAATGCTGTTTAAATGTGTTCTTATGTAACCTAGATGTAAAACCCTCAATTTCCAATCACATATAGCAAAGTTTTGAAACTGGTGCAAACTTGATCGATTAAACCAGTTTTCTGTATGACACTTGAATCGTTTTAAAGGAACAGGAAGTTGTTTTCTTGTGGAGAGCTGAGAAACAAGAAACACGTGTCTGGacactaaatatgaagctactgCCAGAGGGCCGCCAAATTCCACTGTTCgtgctaaactaagctaagctaacagtggCTAGCAGTAGCCTCATGGATCTGCCTTCTCATCGGGGCATGAATGTCTCGCCGCTTTaaggtttacttttagcttttgGTCGTTAAGTCAGACAGTTGCTGGTCTTCTTGTAAAAGCCGGAAACACAACTAAGACGGTAAAAAATCAAGAAACGTCAGAACTTTGCAGGAGACTCGTTTGCTGTTTGTATAACACTGATAATTAACTACGTATTCTTATGAAATAAGCACTGGACCAAATGTAATAATAATCTTCATACCCTTACGTGTGTTTGCTGTTGCAGTTTaataaatatttgtcatttaaatgtgGGGAAGAAATGGGAGGAGACTGTTGGCACTGTTAGTAATTAAATGTACCTTAAAGTACTCATCTAAATATCCATacattattttgcagaattGCCATTTTCTCCTCCCTGTCAATAGATTCTGCAGTAGATGTAGGATTAATATcaggattttattattattttctactcTGGTTCACTGTTAATCTATAATACATTCCCACATTACTGCTACTGTTAATCATTACAGTGTCTTTAGGCCACACTGTATGccttctttttctgtgtttccaaagaggtttgttttgtttttgtcattttattttagtaCATGAATGTATGGTGGTGAGGATTTTACACTCAGTTGTCAGAAATGTAAGaaatgtgtgaatgagaaatATTTCCAAGCAAAAGGGAGATCTGCAGGACTAGAGTGGAGATGATTCTAATTATAACACTCCGTTTCCACCGCTGCATTAATCCTCATTGAAGTGAGTGAAACTCTGTTGCCAGACAGAAAAGATCAATCTTCAGACGTCCTTCCAGggattttaaacagaaaaagccTGCGCTCTCCCCGATGCCCTTGTTTTTGAAATCTGACGATGTGTTTCATCCCACGACCGCTTTGAAAATGATTTTCCCTCCACCGCTTTGGTGTTTCATGACTAATACTTTGTGCTGAAACACTTCCCCGGTGGACGCCGTGGTGTTCAGGAGGTGTGTGTGGGCGACTGTGGTTGGAGTCTGCTGTTGgtgcagcgccccctgctgggcCGAGAAGCCTCTTTCACCAGATGTCTCAGCTGGTAGACCTGCACAGCTGTACAGCACTCTGGTTTATATTACCTCTACTCTGAAATACTGTCTTAAAGCATGAAACATGTTGGGAAAGATGGTCGCTCTCTAGCAGAAAGTTAAATGAGAAACTCCATACCGCGGTAACAGCAGCccgttagcttagcttagcataaagcctGGAAACAAAGCTCACCAGTCCACACTCACCTTGGTTAGCGGGTTCTGTTAGTTTCTAGTCTTCATACTAAGCTGAAGTGTTTCCCATTAATAGACTTTGGATAATGTATTATCatggataaaaacaacaaatacttgattttctttacatttttgtagATTAACACAGGTTGTTTTAATTACTCAAGCTACTTTCTAGTCTGCTGGGAAAACACAGTAGATCTGCATCTACGTTATTAATttcaccatttatttatttagtccaGTGCTGCTGATATGGTATCGATAGTCTCATCTAACTCTTTGCAAGAAagcaaattttccaaaatgtccaAACTGTTACTTAAAGTAGCTACAATAAACTACGTCTAAAATATTGGGAATTTACTTTCTTTGACATTTGTGCTTGcttgcagtgttttgttgttgccaTCAATCATTTCTTTCtacattcacatttaaaatgcacttgcaaaatgcaaaaagtgacacaaaggaGGGCAAAGCgtgactaaaaacaaacaaaaaaaggaggttCTGTCAAAGCAGTGCATCTCCAAAGAGAATAAATGCGACTCATGGGTAAAGAACATTTGCATACTACttaggaaacaatattttttgagactaatttttgagaaaatttactTAAATTCTTGAAATTTCAGCAAAAACTCGCTTTTGCTAGTCAGTCTCCcacttttcctttaatttgagAGCTTAGCAGCCTTAAAAAGCTTTGAAGTGTTGCAAGATGAAGTTCAAAGACTCCCCTCGCAAACCACctctgaaaatgacagattgGTATTTCTTCTTAGACTTCTCTCTGTTTTGGGCAACACTTTAtcagaaatgtctgaaatggACCCAGAAAACAGACGGCAGGGAATTTGCTAAGTCAGGTCTCGTCCTGAAGATGCTAGATTCcagtaaaacacatttcattgtgAACCGCACACTGAGGTTCTCATCTTGAATCGAGAAGCTGCtcttaatgttttcatttcgaCTGCAGCCTGTCAGCAATAGAAGTTAGTTTCCTTCTCCAGCTCCCTGTTTCAGTAAGTCACATGATGTTACTGAGCTTGAAGCACACTTTTGTCTGAATTTGTAGCCCACCCTGTcaggtttttttctctcctgccACACAAACGGCTTCAGTCTTTCATTGATCTGAGGCTCGACTGGGTGCAAACAGAGATTTGAACGTTCAGAGATGCTGACAAAGTCGCCTGGGGACACGAGAAGTGATCGAGGACAGCGACTTTGAAGGAAGCCGCTCACATGATAGAAAGCAGTTCAACGTCTGACAGCGAAGCAATCTGCTTCTTGGCTGATTTCCAGAGGGAACGTAGAGGGTGAATTACTAGCACTCTGCCGGATCCTTGGCAGCATTTGGTTTGACGAAGGCAGCTTTCACACAGAATACAAAACACTGCTGCTCGCTAACGTGGCCGCTGTCAACACAACTGCAGCATCGTGCAAACTGCAAACTGGGATGTTGAACGTCTTTGAGGTAAAACGCGGATTCCAGAATTCCATTGAGGTGAAAATTGCTgttaaagtgaaacacaaattCTGGAATGTCTTTAAAGTGGAACACAAGTTCCAGAATGTCTTTAAGATGAAATGTGAGTTCCGGAATTCCGCTGAGGTGAATGTCTGTATGGTGAAATGTGAATTTCGGAATGTCTTTAAAGTGAAACATAAGTTCCGGAATGTTTTTAAGATGACACGCGAATTCTGGAAAGTCTTTAGATTGGAACTCGAGTTCCAGAGTGTCTTTAAGATGAAACGCAAATTCCGGAATGTCTTTAAGGTGAAACGTGAATTCCGGAATGTATTTATGATGAACATGAATTCCAGAATGTCTTTAAGGTGAAATGCGAGTTCCAGAATTCTGttgaagtgaaaaatgttgtcaaaatgaaatgcaaactCTGGAATGTCTTGAAGGTGAAACGCAAATTCCAGAATTCCATTGAAGTGAAAAATGCTATGGTGAAATGCGAGTTCCGGAAGGTGAAGTGCAAATTCCAGAGTGTCTTTAAGGTGAAATGCAAGTTCCAGAATTCTGTTgagatgaaaaatgttgaaatgaaatgcaaattccagaaTGTCTTCAAGGTGAAACGCGAATTCCAGAATTCCATTTAGGTAAAAAATGTCGTTATGGTGAAATGCGAGTTCCGGAATGTCTGTAAggcaggggtgggcaattaattttcatacggggccacatgagaaactttgacggttgttaatggctggaccagtacacttaaaagctctgctcaatatgtatctcaataaaaacagtaaatgaaacaatacaataatataatgaaaatgtggaacacagaacacaactatttaatgaaagattttgttttttcattcaaactatgattgctgcctattgagttgtagatatttactatcataaagacatacttaaaatgtgaaactgactTTCCAaatgctttaattacttttcagcagtcactgtttttacaagcGAAGTAAGTAAgcatcactcagaatttattctacaacaatatgaccatcagctggcagagatttgaaacttgccttatcatgtcagtttttgttcatcatgaacgctatgaggtgttgtcagtttttctaaatctacattaagatgactgtgaagcataaagaaagacaacagctacccactacacttacagcaatgttcaatatatctcaatataaacagtaaattacacaacacaatgatgtacaatgtccaactcttgaatctctgctctcagatcccaaactcgtttaagcatcttgtccaggctgatccatctgacagctgtctggtaaccaaggttaccatgttcactatcatctcctccaaaaagacaacaaactgtctgtaattcaatgctcttgccctgatgaagttaactactttagttacaacatcagtcacgtggttgatttttagcactgacttacacagcacctcctgatgtataatacaatgcaaaactatcagtttctgttctgggtttatttcagtcactttatcttgcatccgtttcaaaagtccaacatttttccctgtcaaatttggacagccatcagttgtaacaccaaccaaattctcccattttagtcccagcttgttcatgcatgtatttacctcagtgaacaaatcactcaccgtcgtggttcccttcattggctgcacagctgccagctcctccgtcatctcaaaggtttttgttagtccacgtacaaagatgagtaactgagctgtgtcacggacatcacagctctcgtccagagccaaggagaaaacgtcaaaatcgtccactttgttgtgcagctgaagctccagattttcggcgctgctctccgcccgcctcgttacggttcgcctccaaaggggcacattaacgaacgctcctttcttctccgggcatataaacgctgcagagtccaccagacattgttttataaactctccatcagagaatggtttactgtttttggcgattttgtaggatattagaaaactcgtcttgactgctgcatcccttgatgtgagctttggtaaaacaaagtcattgctgctttagcagtttagctagcaaaccttcagacatcctccccgctctgcatcagtcaaatgtttgtacttctccgccatgtttggtctcgtaatgtcgattcagattataatccttgagcaccacgatctgttcgccacaaactagacacacagctttacctctgacttcagtgaagaaatacttggaagtccatgttttgttaaaaactctgcattcggaatcaatctttctttttttgccgttAGCAGACATGTTCCTGGGttgaagctgaccaacaaaccaatcagcgcataaaccttatgctaagtacggaaagcacgcgcgaaaaaacgttaatttagcagatctttcaaaataaaagcactgcaggcgtattgcttgcatgtattgtgatgatatatatttgcattgacttttaatattttccaatgatcatacgggccagtcagggtcgtccggcgggccggatgtggcccgcgggccgtaggatgcccaggtctgcaTTAGAGACACATTTCTGCCCTTAACAATACAGACGGGTTAATGAGGGCTGCAATTAACTACAGTCTTCATTATCAATTAATCTTTAGTGAGAAATGTCCATCAACCAAAGCTCAGATGATGTCCTCAAACATCCTGTTTTGTCTGCAACCCAAAAACATTGTTTACCATCACGGAGGAggacagaaacaggaaaatattcaaatttagaAAGAGCTAAGAAGAACAACCCATCAATTG comes from Amphiprion ocellaris isolate individual 3 ecotype Okinawa chromosome 23, ASM2253959v1, whole genome shotgun sequence and encodes:
- the LOC111585721 gene encoding ras-related protein Rab-39B, which gives rise to MEAIWLYQFRLIVIGDSTVGKSCLIRRFTEGRFAQVSDPTVGVDFFSRLVEIEPGKRIKLQIWDTAGQERFRSITRAYYRNSVGGLLLFDITNRRSFQNVHDWLEEARSHVQPHSIVFLLVGHKCDLEAQRQVTRQEAEKLAGAYGMRYVETSARDAINVEHAFTELTRDIFALVRSGDITIQEGWEGVKSGFVPNVVHSSEEVTKSDRRCLC